The Xiphias gladius isolate SHS-SW01 ecotype Sanya breed wild chromosome 4, ASM1685928v1, whole genome shotgun sequence genome includes a window with the following:
- the vgll2a gene encoding transcription cofactor vestigial-like protein 2a: MSCLDVMYQVFGPQPYFSSYSPYHHQKLALYSKMQDPQDSGSRLGPPGPPAIKEEDKELPPGAEYLSSRCVLFTYFQGDISAVVDEHFSRALSQTTAYPASSSHKAERDGSFPMSQRSFPPSFWNSSYQPSVSSTLGSALSAPHTELSFPGDPYSSASLHSHLHQPSPEAWHPSHHHHHHHHHPPYSLGGAIGTQGSAYPRPGVHEMYGTAFDPRYGSLLVPSVRPHHRLTSSSSVPGPSASPCDVRGKGESGTGSTWSGTFTGAEIGLNMDTDNSETTTQWERQCNRCYTQYKQATCPPT; this comes from the exons ATGAGCTGCTTGGATGTGATGTACCAAGTGTTTGGTCCTCAGCCTTACTTCAGCTCCTACAGCCCCTATCACCACCAG AAACTGGCCTTGTATTCCAAAATGCAAGATCCCCAGGACAGCGGCAGCCGGCTTGGCCCCCCGGGGCCCCCGGCGATcaaagaggaggacaaggagcTGCCGCCGGGAGCCGAGTACCTGAGCTCCCGCTGCGTCCTCTTCACCTACTTCCAGGGCGACATCAGCGCCGTGGTGGACGAACACTTCAGCCGAGCGCTCAGCCAGACGACCGCATACCCCGCCTCAAGCAGCCACAAGGCCGAAAGAG ATGGATCATTCCCTATGAGCCAGCGAAgtttccctccttctttctggAACAGTTCCTACCAGCCGTCGGTCTCTTCCACGCTGGGCAGTGCTCTGTCAGCTCCCCACACAGAGCTCTCTTTCCCTGGGGACCCGTACTCCTCGGCCTCCCTGCACAGCCACCTCCACCAGCCCAGCCCCGAGGCCTGGCACCcgtcccaccaccaccaccaccaccatcaccaccctCCTTACTCGCTGGGGGGCGCTATAGGAACCCAGGGCTCAGCATACCCACGCCCGGGGGTTCATGAGATGTACGGCACGGCATTTGACCCGCGCTACGGCTCGCTGTTGGTGCCGTCGGTGAGGCCTCACCACCGGCTGACGTCCAGCAGCTCGGTACCGGGGCCCAGCGCCTCACCCTGTGACGTCAGGGGGAAGGGGGAGTCGGGGACGGGCTCGACCTGGAGCGGCACCTTCACCGGAGCAGAAATTGGACTCAACATGGACACAG